The Candidatus Thiothrix anitrata genome includes the window CGGCATTCCGTATTCCAACGCACGGATGTAATCCGCGTCGTAATGCATCGCTTCATCATCGCCTGCGTCTTTATCCGCGACTTGTTGCATAAAGCGTTCTGCTTGATCTTCCGCATCATTCAACTCGGAGAAGCCGTTGCCAATTTCACGCCCGCCCACAAAAAATTCAAAGCGGTCGGTAATGAACGGGTTTTGATCGTTACGACGTGCCAGTGGCGACACTTCTGCCGGGTATTCGGTAATAAACGTCGGTTGCATCAAGCGGTGTTCAACCGTTTTCTCGAAAATCTCGATCTGTACTTTACCCAAACCGTAGCTGTCTTTCAGCGGGATGCCTAAACCTTTAGCTACTGCACGCGCCGCATCCAAGCTATCAATATCCGCCCCTGTCAAGGTTGGATTGAAATGCAAAATGGAGTCACGCACACTGATACGCGCAAACGGTTGGCTGAAATCGAAGCTTTCCCCTTGATAAACAATGTCTTTGCTGCCCACCACGTCAGTCGCGATACCGCGCATCAAGGTTTCGGTCAAATCCATCAAATCATGGTAAGTCGCATACGCCTGATAAAATTCAATCATGGTGAATTCCGGGTTATGGCGCGTCGAAACCCCTTCATTACGGAAATTACGGTTAATTTCAAACACTCGCTCGAAACCACCCACCACCAAACGCTTCAAATACAACTCCGGCGCGATGCGTAAATACATCGGCAAATCCAGCGCGTTATGGTGCGTCACAAACGGACGCGCCGTAGCACCACCGGGAATCACTTGCAGCATCGGGGTTTCCACTTCCAAGAAATCGCGCTGCGTAAAGAAGTTGCGGATATAACTGACGATTTTGGAACGCATTACAAACGTATCGCGGGTTTCATGATTCATAATCAAATCAATGTAACGCTGGCGATAACGCTGCTCGTGGTCGGTCAAACCGTGGAACTTTTCCGGCAACGGGCGCAATGATTTAGTCAATAAGCGAATTTCCTTCACCTTAACTGACAACTCACCTGTTTGCGTTTTAAACAGTGTGCCGCTTGCCCACACAATGTCGCCCAAATCCCAGTGGGTATAAGCCTCAAACACCGCATCGCCCAACACGTTTTTCTGGGTGTAAAGCTGGATGCGCCCCGACGTATCGGAAAGTGTTGCAAAACTGGCTTTACCCATCACCCGCTTGAGCATCATGCGCCCTGCAACGGTGACTTCAACCGGGTTTTCTTCAAACCAGGGCTTCTCGTATTCACCGTATTGCGTCTGTAAATCGGCGGCTTTATGCTCACGCACAACGTCGTTAGGGAATGGCACACCCTGTTCACGCAACACGGCGAGTTTTTCGCGGCGTTGCGTAATCAGTTTGTTATCGTCGTGATGAAGTTCATGTTCGCTCATAATTACAGTCCGCTTTTTAAGCTTGCTTCGATAAATCGATCTAAATTGCCGTCGAGTACCGCTTGCGTGTTCGAGGTTTCCACGCCGGTACGCAAATCCTTGATACGCGACTGATCCAGCACGTAAGAACGGATCTGGCTGCCCCAACCCACGTCGGATTTGCTGTCTTCCATCGCCTGCTTTTCCGCATTGCGCTTGAGCATTTCCAACTCATACAATTTCGCACGCAATTGCTTCATCGCGGTGTCTTTGTTTTGATGCTGGGAACGTCCGCTTTGGCACTGCACCACGGTATTGGTCGGTAAATGGGTAATCCGCACTGCCGATTCGGTTTTATTGATGTGCTGCCCACCCGCACCGGATGCACGATAAACGTCAATGCGCAAATCTGCCGGATTAATGTCAATTTCGATATTATCGTCAACTTCGGGGGAAACAAACACGCCTGCAAACGAGGTATGCCGCGCCCCGGCTGAACTGAATGGCGATTTACGCACCAACCGATGCACGCCCGTTTCCGTGCGCAACCAGCCAAAAGCGTAGGGGCCTTCAAAGCCAATCGTGGCACTTTTCACCCCAGCAACATCACCGGGTGACGCTTCAATCAGCTCCACTTTAAAGCCTTTGGCCTCACCCCAACGCAAATACATGCGCAGCAAGATTTCTGTCCAGTCCTGTGCTTCCGTACCGCCCGCGCCGGATTGAATATCCAAGAAAGCGTTATTCGCATCCATTGGCCCGGAAAACATCCGCTGGAATTCGAGTTTGGCGACATCCGCTTCAATACCTTCCACGTCGGCAATCACCGCGTCGGCACTTTCCTCGTCATCTTCCATTTCGGCGAGTTCGAGTAATTCCTTGGCATCGGCAAGTCCGGCAGTCATGCGGTCAAGGCCGCCGACAATATTATCCAGCAAGACCCGTTCTTTACCGAGGTCTTGGGCGCGTTGCGGGTTGTCCCACACTTTGGGGTCTTCGAGTTCGCGACTGACTTCTTCTAGGCGTTCGTGTTTGGTTTCATAGTCAAAGATACCCCCTCAGAGCGTCCACGCGCCCTTGAAGGTCTTTGATCTTGGTGTAGGTGGGGTTGAGTTCCATGATAATCTGCTAATACTGCGAAAAGCGGGGATGATACCAACCCCGCTTCGAGTATAAAAGGATTGGATCAGAAATCTTCCTGTTCGGCTTCCAGTACTGCCAGACTGATGTGCTTGCCGAGGGTTTCCTCCATGCTGTGCCAGTCTTTGTAGGCTGTCAGTTGCTCAGCAATTTTCGGTTTCATTTCGTGCGCTTCCATATCATCGCGTAAGGTTTTAACACCTTCATAGACTTTGCTCATGTAATCGCCATAAGCCGTAACAATGCTGTTATCGCCGGTTGCCCCGTGACCAGGAACAATGGTTTTCATCCCCATCGCCACAATGCGTTCAGCGTTTTTAGCACTGCCGGGGAAGCTGCCTTCATCCATCAGAATCAAACGTTTGTTGCTAATGGTATCGCCAGTGAACAACACTTTATCTTCAACCACTTCAAACATGACTTCGTTAGACGTGTGTGC containing:
- the lysS gene encoding lysine--tRNA ligase, encoding MSEHELHHDDNKLITQRREKLAVLREQGVPFPNDVVREHKAADLQTQYGEYEKPWFEENPVEVTVAGRMMLKRVMGKASFATLSDTSGRIQLYTQKNVLGDAVFEAYTHWDLGDIVWASGTLFKTQTGELSVKVKEIRLLTKSLRPLPEKFHGLTDHEQRYRQRYIDLIMNHETRDTFVMRSKIVSYIRNFFTQRDFLEVETPMLQVIPGGATARPFVTHHNALDLPMYLRIAPELYLKRLVVGGFERVFEINRNFRNEGVSTRHNPEFTMIEFYQAYATYHDLMDLTETLMRGIATDVVGSKDIVYQGESFDFSQPFARISVRDSILHFNPTLTGADIDSLDAARAVAKGLGIPLKDSYGLGKVQIEIFEKTVEHRLMQPTFITEYPAEVSPLARRNDQNPFITDRFEFFVGGREIGNGFSELNDAEDQAERFMQQVADKDAGDDEAMHYDADYIRALEYGMPPTAGEGIGIDRLVMLFTDAPSIRDVILFPHMRPE
- the prfB gene encoding peptide chain release factor 2 (programmed frameshift) — encoded protein: MELNPTYTKIKDLQGRVDALRGYLDYETKHERLEEVSRELEDPKVWDNPQRAQDLGKERVLLDNIVGGLDRMTAGLADAKELLELAEMEDDEESADAVIADVEGIEADVAKLEFQRMFSGPMDANNAFLDIQSGAGGTEAQDWTEILLRMYLRWGEAKGFKVELIEASPGDVAGVKSATIGFEGPYAFGWLRTETGVHRLVRKSPFSSAGARHTSFAGVFVSPEVDDNIEIDINPADLRIDVYRASGAGGQHINKTESAVRITHLPTNTVVQCQSGRSQHQNKDTAMKQLRAKLYELEMLKRNAEKQAMEDSKSDVGWGSQIRSYVLDQSRIKDLRTGVETSNTQAVLDGNLDRFIEASLKSGL